A region of Larimichthys crocea isolate SSNF chromosome X, L_crocea_2.0, whole genome shotgun sequence DNA encodes the following proteins:
- the rbm20 gene encoding RNA-binding protein 20 isoform X3, protein MQHSWDRTSITESVKKGRTKMLGKGQSSGYSPETTSELLQSITAAPVDSTDKKGIQVGGQLPGGVQVGPQHQNQQLLLTPASLQLAQLQAQLTLHRLKLAQGGNTASAASVLNQVLSNVAMSQPLFNQLRTSTMVGNPQGAFPSGMIGYPSSNSALGPLVGGGFNQNPGNVRLNHPGGGGIVGQHSTEYGKKSGSTYPSDSDRRLQYNLAGGTSAASATAGDEQYSMINTQAKNMNNVGFQRDFYGHDVLGQQTGFSVNEQNMNVYNSSGHKEQWKGPANLSHTGKVDLVPNAANVWTAVGQPIRSRTELYNPEEPTPDPKFTPSSGISLFGTSGTQAFGGYQPLHGSEETLSSGTRTLQPYQVNDYHAVTPTQLPHQCSICDKKVYNLKDWDQHVKGKLHLQNRTLYTNESSAGVSAGAVHYAVSRPSDGGLNTGGTNSMVYSATSQDVSSGTNTSYLPAAAMKTYALSDTGFASHQPESKPFPPRKATAGRVVHICNLPEGSCTENDVINLGLPFGKVTNYILMRSTHQAFVEMAYVEAAQAMVQYYQLTPAMINNQKLLIRMSKRYKELQLKKPGKDVQSIIQDISSQRERDEIQELEHYIPERARSRSPISRSLSPHSHSPSFTSCSSAHSPQGALCRGPERASNGMGQRRGSWDWSSHLRRAEDERERDDPWRNGSSVDDDRPNGRAADRRKAYQKPLDHISSRSADERGVGGGEGMRGNRDWHPRGSPQGMSFNSYRNMEDDFYIKEEMYKSDKPPRPPYQRHDAKPKRRDGGDYYSRSRHSEFEMTEEPLRRTLEDKRQSSPDRGRSKKTSRRHTTAEKHERENATENTDCQLKEKSGSPQQSNKPKEATECGKKRDTEKEWESGDDTDEECWYPKNMEELVTVDEVGGEDDSIIEPDLPELEKYASCPKESAEEEAVEAHTLPSTSPSLEVQATSNKKSNEEKVCEEAADQAETSVTEKPGDVLTSPSPEDQKLQWPQCLVAPELPVTNLSDFPSEEFKAALEETCLEETKSGPLEEFMENHIDESEDSKTSEVEQVTETINNGVQHKDSSLKKEIEVPSPSREQDKAVSEHSIPLGVEFIVPRTGYYCKLCGLFYTSEDTAKTTHCRSTVHYRNLQVHTAQ, encoded by the exons cATCACTGCAGCGCCTGTGGACAGCACTGATAAGAAGGGCATCCAGGTGGGAGGCCAGCTGCCAGGTGGTGTGCAGGTGGGGCCTCAGCATCAGAACCAACAGCTCCTCTTGACCCCAGCCAGCCTCCAGCTTGCTCAGCTCCAGGCCCAGCTTACCCTCCATCGCCTCAAACTGGCTCAGGGGGGCAATACAGCTTCTGCTGCCTCTGTTCTCAATCAGGTTCTTTCCAATGTCGCCATGTCCCAACCCCTGTTTAATCAGCTACGGACTTCGACTATGGTTGGGAACCCTCAGGGTGCCTTCCCCTCAGGGATGATAGGTTATCCCTCTTCAAATTCAGCCTTGGGCCCCTTAGTGGGTGGAGGATTCAACCAAAACCCAGGGAATGTGAGACTGAACCATCCTGGTGGAGGGGGCATCGTGGGCCAACACAGCACAGAGTATGGTAAAAAGTCAGGGTCAACTTACCCCTCTGATTCTGACAGGCGTCTTCAGTACAACTTAGCTGGGGGGACATCTGCAGCATCAGCCACTGCTGGTGATGAACAGTACTCAATGATTAACACTCAGgcaaaaaacatgaacaatgtTGGTTTCCAGAGAGATTTCTATGGGCATGATGTCCTGGGGCAACAAACTGGGTTTAGTGTCAACGAGCAGAATATGAATGTGTATAACTCCTCTGGGCATAAGGAGCAATGGAAAGGCCCTGCTAACCTGAGTCACACTGGAAAGGTTGATCTGGTGCCTAATGCTGCCAATGTGTGGACAGCAGTTGGTCAGCCAATTCGGTCCAGAACAGAACTGTATAACCCTGAGGAGCCAACCCCTGACCCCAAGTTCACTCCCAGTAGCGGGATTTCCTTGTTTGGTACAAGTGGCACACAGGCGTTTGGCGGCTACCAGCCTCTGCATGGAAGTGAGGAAACCCTGTCTTCGGGTACCAGAACACTTCAGCCATACCAAGTCAACGATTACCATGCTGTCACACCCACTCAACTACCACACCAGTGTAGCATCTGTGACAAAAAGGTCTACAACCTCAAG GACTGGGACCAGCACGTGAAGGGAAAACTACACCTGCAGAACCGAACGTTGTACACAAATGAAAG CTCCGCAGGCGTATCAGCTGGAGCTGTTCACTACGCTGTCAGCAGGCCTTCTGATGGAGGTCTGAACACAGGAGGAACGAACTCCATGGTCTACTCTGCTACAAGTCAAG ATGTATCCTCAGGAACCAATACATCATACTTACCAGCTGCAGCCATGAAGACTTATGCCCTGTCAGACACAGGATTTGCCTCACACCAGCCAGAATCAAAG CCATTTCCACCCAGAAAGGCCACCGCAGGTCGAGTTGTTCACATCTGCAACCTCCCTGAAGGCAGCTGCACAGAGAACGATGTCATCAACCTGGGACTACCGTTTGGCAAAGTCACCAACTACATCCTCATGCGCTCTACCCATCAG GCATTTGTGGAGATGGCATATGTTGAAGCAGCACAAGCCATGGTTCAATACTACCAACTTACTCCAGCTATGATTAACAATCAGAAACTTCTTATACGAATGTCTAAGAGGTACAAGGAGCTTCAACTCAAG AAACCAGGTAAAGATGTTCAATCGATCATCCAGGATATCAGCTCTCAGAGGGAGAGGGATGAGATTCAAGAACTTGAACA CTACATACCAGAGAGAGCACGCTCCCGCAGCCCTATCAGCCGCTCTCTGAGTCCTCACTCCCACAGCCCCAGTTTTACATCATGCAGTTCAGCCCACAGCCCCCAGGGGGCGTTATGCAGGGGTCCAGAGAGAGCCAGCAATGGCATGGGCCAACGCCGGGGCTCTTGGGATTGGTCATCACATTTAAGAAGGGCTGAGGACGAAAGGGAGAGGGATGACCCTTGGAGGAACGGGAGCAGTGTGGATGATGATCGGCCTAATGGACGGGCAGCTGATCGTCGGAAGGCTTACCAAAAACCCTTGGATCATATCAGCTCGAGATCAGCAGATGAGcgaggagtaggaggaggtgaagggaTGAGAGGTAACAGAGACTGGCACCCACGAGGAAGCCCTCAAGGCATGTCCTTCAACTCTTACAGGAACATGGAGGACGACTTCTACATAAAGGAAGAAATGTACAAGTCAGACAAGCCTCCCAGACCTCCATACCAAAGGCATGATGCAAAGCCAAAGAGGAGGGATGGTGGTGACTACTACAGTAGGTCGAGGCATTCAGAGTTCGAGATGACTGAGGAGCCACTTCGAAGAACCCTAGAAGACAAGAGGCAGAGTTCACCAGACAGAGGCAGGAGCAAAAAGACAAGCAGGAGGCACACCACTGCGGAAAAacatgagagagaaaatgctacTGAAAACACA GATTGccagttaaaagaaaaatctggatCACCTCAGCAAAGCAATAAGCCAAAAGAGGCTACTGAATGTGgtaaaaagagagacaca GAGAAGGAATGGGAAAGTGGAGATGACACTGATGAAGAGTGTTGGTATCCTAAGAACATGGAGGAACTAGTCACTGTAGATGAAGTGGGAGGAGAAGATGATTCCATAATTGAGCCAGACCTTCCTGAGTTGGAAAAATATGCATCCTGCCCCAAAGAGtctgcagaagaagaggcagTGGAGGCGCATACATTACCATCTACCTCGCCCTCCTTGGAGGTGCAGGCAACATCTAACAAGAAGTCTAACGAGGAAAAGGTCTGTGAGGAAGCTGCAGACCAGGCAGAAACATCTGTAACTGAGAAACCAGGGGATGTTTTAACTTCACCGAGTCCTGAAGACCAGAAACTCCAGTGGCCCCAGTGCCTAGTGGCTCCTGAGCTACCAGTCACTAACCTTAGTGACTTCCCTAGTGAGGAGTTCAAGGCTGCACTGGAGGAGACATGTTTAGAGGAAACCAAAAGTGGGCCATTAGAAGAGTTCATGGAAAATCACATTGATGAATCAGAAGACAGCAAAACTTCAGAAGTAGAACAGGTTACGGAAACAATCAATAACGGGGTTCAACACAAGGACAGCAGTCTTAAAAAAG AGATTGAAGTCCCTTCGCCATCTCGTGAGCAAGATAAAGCTGTCAGTGAACACAGTATCCCTTTGG GAGTGGAGTTCATTGTGCCAAGGACCGGCTACTACTGTAAACTCTGCGGACTTTTCTATACCAGTGAGGACACTGCGAAGACCACTCACTGCCGCAGCACTGTACATTACAGGAACCTACAGGTACACACTGCACAGTGA